In Limosilactobacillus sp. WILCCON 0051, a single window of DNA contains:
- the leuS gene encoding leucine--tRNA ligase: MAYDHKTIEKKWQRYWKKNKTFKAEINKDQKKYYALDMFPYPSGQGLHVGHPEGYTATDVVSRMKRMQGYNVLHPMGWDAFGLPAEQYALKTGHNPKGFTNQNIDHFRDQIQSLGFSYDWDREVNTTDPNYYKWTQWIFEQLYKKGLAYEDEIMVNWAPDFMGGTVVSNEEVVDGKTERGGYPVYRKPMKQWVLKITAYADRLIDDLDLVDWPESVKEMQRNWIGRSEGASVFFDIADHDGRIEVFTTRPDTLFGASYVVLAPELDLVDELTTPEHKAEVEAYKETTSRRSDLERTDLNKDKTGVFTGAYAINPVNGEKLPIWISDYVLASYGTGAVMAVPAGDQRDWDFAKKFDLPIKPIIKDADISEAAYAGDGEHINSGFVDGMKIKEAKKAMIDWLEEHDAGHKKVNYRLRDWIFSRQRYWGEPIPVIHWDDGTTSLVPEDELPLKLPDMKNIEPSGTGESPLANATDWINVYDENGRHGLRETNTMPQWAGSSWYWLRYTDPHNEKEFASKEALDYWSPVDLYVGGAEHAVLHLLYARFWHKVLYDLGYVPTPEPFMKLVNQGMILGSNHEKMSKSKGNVVNPDDIVEQYGADTLRLYEMFMGPLTESVPWDTKGLHGAYKWINRVWRLMMDDNNHLRDRVSNFNDGKLTRIYNQTVKKVTEDFERMHFNTAISQLMVFVNEAYKVDDLPVEYMEGLIKMISPVIPHVAEELWSQFHVSDTIAYQPWPTYDPEALEESTVEMIIQVNGKVRARIEMPKDADQETAQAKALANEHVQKFTDGKEIKKVIVVPNHIVNIVVK; this comes from the coding sequence ATGGCTTACGATCACAAAACGATTGAAAAGAAATGGCAGCGCTATTGGAAGAAAAACAAGACCTTTAAGGCGGAAATCAACAAGGACCAAAAGAAGTACTATGCTTTAGACATGTTTCCATACCCATCTGGACAAGGTCTGCACGTTGGTCACCCAGAAGGCTACACGGCAACGGATGTGGTTTCGCGGATGAAGCGGATGCAGGGCTACAACGTGCTGCATCCAATGGGTTGGGATGCGTTTGGTCTGCCGGCTGAACAGTACGCTTTAAAGACGGGCCACAATCCAAAGGGCTTCACCAACCAAAACATCGATCACTTTAGAGACCAGATTCAATCGCTGGGCTTTTCTTATGACTGGGATCGCGAAGTCAACACGACTGATCCAAACTACTACAAGTGGACGCAGTGGATCTTTGAACAGCTGTACAAGAAGGGGCTGGCCTATGAAGATGAGATCATGGTCAACTGGGCTCCTGACTTCATGGGCGGTACGGTTGTCTCCAATGAAGAAGTCGTTGACGGCAAGACGGAGCGGGGCGGCTACCCAGTCTACCGCAAGCCAATGAAGCAATGGGTTTTGAAGATTACGGCCTACGCCGATCGTCTGATTGATGATCTGGACTTGGTTGACTGGCCAGAAAGCGTTAAGGAAATGCAGCGCAACTGGATTGGTCGTTCAGAAGGTGCTTCCGTCTTCTTTGACATTGCTGATCATGATGGCAGAATCGAAGTCTTTACGACGCGTCCTGACACGCTGTTTGGGGCTTCCTACGTTGTTTTGGCCCCTGAACTGGATCTGGTTGACGAACTGACGACGCCTGAACACAAGGCCGAAGTTGAAGCCTACAAGGAAACGACATCTCGCCGCTCTGATCTGGAACGGACCGATCTGAACAAAGACAAGACGGGTGTATTTACGGGGGCTTACGCTATCAACCCAGTCAATGGCGAAAAACTGCCAATCTGGATCTCGGATTACGTACTGGCTTCGTATGGTACTGGTGCAGTGATGGCCGTGCCAGCTGGTGACCAGCGTGACTGGGACTTTGCCAAGAAGTTTGACCTGCCAATCAAGCCAATCATCAAGGATGCCGATATCTCAGAAGCAGCCTATGCTGGCGATGGCGAGCACATCAATTCTGGTTTTGTTGACGGCATGAAGATCAAGGAAGCCAAAAAGGCCATGATCGACTGGCTGGAAGAACACGATGCCGGCCACAAGAAGGTCAACTACCGGCTGCGCGACTGGATCTTCTCACGTCAGCGCTACTGGGGTGAACCAATTCCGGTTATTCACTGGGACGATGGTACGACCTCATTGGTGCCGGAAGACGAACTGCCTTTGAAGCTGCCTGACATGAAGAACATTGAGCCATCTGGTACTGGTGAGAGTCCACTGGCCAACGCTACTGACTGGATCAACGTTTATGACGAAAATGGCCGACATGGGCTGCGGGAAACCAACACGATGCCGCAATGGGCTGGTTCTTCTTGGTACTGGCTGCGCTACACGGATCCGCACAACGAAAAGGAATTTGCCTCTAAAGAAGCGCTGGACTACTGGTCACCAGTCGATCTGTACGTCGGCGGGGCTGAACATGCCGTCCTGCACCTGCTGTACGCCCGTTTCTGGCACAAGGTCCTGTACGATCTGGGCTACGTACCAACGCCGGAACCATTCATGAAGCTGGTTAACCAAGGGATGATTCTGGGTTCCAACCACGAAAAGATGTCCAAGTCCAAGGGCAATGTCGTTAACCCAGATGACATCGTTGAGCAATATGGTGCCGACACGCTGCGGCTCTACGAAATGTTCATGGGTCCACTGACTGAATCCGTGCCTTGGGACACCAAGGGGCTGCACGGTGCCTACAAGTGGATCAACCGGGTATGGCGCCTGATGATGGATGACAACAACCATCTGCGTGATCGCGTTTCAAACTTCAATGATGGCAAGCTGACGCGCATCTACAACCAAACCGTCAAGAAGGTTACGGAAGACTTTGAGCGGATGCACTTCAACACGGCTATTTCGCAACTGATGGTCTTTGTCAATGAAGCCTACAAGGTTGACGATCTGCCGGTTGAGTACATGGAAGGCCTGATTAAGATGATCTCGCCGGTAATTCCACACGTTGCCGAAGAGCTTTGGAGCCAATTCCACGTTTCCGACACGATTGCCTACCAGCCATGGCCAACCTACGATCCAGAAGCCTTGGAAGAATCAACGGTTGAAATGATCATACAGGTTAACGGCAAAGTGCGGGCCCGAATTGAGATGCCAAAGGATGCCGATCAAGAAACGGCTCAAGCTAAGGCCCTTGCCAACGAACACGTCCAAAAGTTCACGGATGGCAAGGAAATCAAGAAGGTCATCGTTGTACCAAACCACATTGTCAACATTGTCGTTAAATAG
- a CDS encoding ROK family protein: MHSFLSIDVGGTAIKYALLNNAGQITKKDKVPTPTSSLSEFMKSLYAIIDQYQAQISGLAVCVPGKVDPQKQVVVFSDTLPFLKNWDLPKLFKEHYRKILPIAVENEGRAAALAESWLGNLHGETDAAAILLGTDISSGIITNGKLNYGAHAGAGMLNFVPTNFKAEGTDRLAGFNGSSVKMIQDVIEASGLPEGADGLAAFRMIEAGNPDAAKVFNEYCYQIACLILSMQAIVDLNKVVIGGGISAQPILIKTINNQYDQLVDSMPIVKKEMVKPKIEPAKFKNDANLYGALDALLLKLDEQN; the protein is encoded by the coding sequence ATGCATTCATTCTTAAGTATCGATGTCGGTGGGACAGCGATTAAGTATGCCCTGCTGAACAACGCCGGTCAGATTACCAAAAAAGACAAGGTGCCGACGCCTACCAGCAGCCTGAGTGAATTTATGAAGTCGCTTTATGCAATTATTGATCAGTACCAAGCTCAGATCAGCGGATTGGCGGTCTGCGTTCCCGGCAAGGTTGATCCGCAAAAGCAGGTGGTCGTATTTAGCGATACGCTGCCGTTTTTGAAGAACTGGGATCTGCCAAAACTGTTTAAGGAACATTACCGTAAGATTCTGCCGATTGCCGTTGAAAACGAAGGACGCGCGGCAGCTTTGGCGGAATCATGGCTGGGCAATCTGCATGGTGAAACCGATGCGGCAGCCATTTTGCTGGGAACCGACATCAGCTCCGGCATCATCACCAATGGCAAACTGAACTATGGCGCGCATGCCGGTGCCGGAATGCTGAATTTTGTGCCAACCAACTTTAAGGCGGAAGGCACGGATCGCTTGGCAGGCTTTAACGGTTCTTCTGTCAAAATGATTCAGGACGTAATTGAGGCATCCGGTCTGCCGGAAGGTGCGGATGGCTTAGCGGCCTTTCGGATGATTGAAGCTGGCAATCCGGATGCCGCCAAGGTCTTTAACGAATATTGCTATCAGATTGCCTGCTTGATCTTGAGCATGCAGGCGATTGTTGATTTAAACAAGGTCGTTATCGGTGGTGGGATCTCCGCGCAGCCGATATTGATTAAGACGATCAATAATCAATATGACCAGCTGGTAGATTCAATGCCGATCGTGAAAAAAGAAATGGTCAAGCCAAAGATCGAACCGGCTAAATTCAAAAACGACGCCAACCTGTATGGGGCTTTAGATGCTTTGCTGCTGAAACTCGATGAACAAAATTAG
- a CDS encoding FAD:protein FMN transferase has translation MENKTPLWSNDHPQIISNLAQHTISKSYYGLGTNIVLTAFGSAEQRDLDDAYALIARYEDILTVNRDHSELMAVNQAAGQHPVQVSHASYHLAKKAIAISLEDNGFDALIGPLVKLWHIGFDDAHVPSEAEIQERLKLIDPHDVELNDRDMTIFLKKPGMEIDLGAIAKGYIADRIRDLWRSRDIRAGIIDLGGNILMHGTAPKHQDGLWRIGVQDPSAKRGQSILVAALPECSAVTSGIYERHLEENGQDYHHIIDPATGHPRKTALAGVTVFSGQSITGEIETGRLFFAGQPLPNWINDHPDVMGAVFVDQARHVQVVGLKPDQVRIIDHSYDVQFVND, from the coding sequence ATGGAAAACAAAACCCCTCTTTGGTCAAACGATCATCCCCAAATCATCAGCAATCTGGCCCAGCATACCATCTCTAAAAGCTATTATGGTCTTGGCACCAACATCGTTTTAACGGCGTTTGGCAGTGCCGAGCAGCGCGATTTGGACGATGCCTATGCATTGATTGCCCGCTATGAAGACATCCTGACCGTCAATCGCGATCATTCAGAGCTGATGGCCGTTAATCAGGCAGCCGGCCAGCATCCCGTACAGGTTTCTCATGCCAGTTACCATCTTGCCAAAAAAGCCATTGCCATCAGCCTGGAAGACAATGGTTTTGATGCCTTGATCGGTCCTTTGGTAAAACTGTGGCACATTGGCTTTGACGATGCTCATGTACCAAGCGAGGCGGAAATTCAAGAACGCCTTAAACTGATCGATCCACATGACGTTGAGCTAAACGACCGCGACATGACCATTTTTTTGAAAAAGCCGGGGATGGAGATTGATCTGGGCGCCATTGCCAAAGGTTATATTGCCGATCGCATTCGTGACTTATGGCGCTCGCGTGATATTCGCGCCGGCATCATCGATCTGGGCGGCAACATTCTGATGCACGGCACAGCGCCCAAGCACCAGGACGGCTTATGGCGAATCGGCGTTCAGGATCCTAGTGCCAAGCGTGGTCAATCGATTTTAGTAGCTGCTCTGCCGGAATGTTCAGCCGTTACCAGTGGAATCTACGAACGTCATCTCGAAGAAAATGGGCAAGACTACCACCACATCATCGATCCGGCCACTGGTCACCCTAGAAAAACTGCACTGGCCGGCGTGACCGTCTTTTCTGGTCAATCGATTACCGGCGAGATCGAAACCGGCCGCCTTTTCTTTGCCGGTCAGCCGCTGCCAAACTGGATCAATGATCATCCTGACGTCATGGGGGCCGTTTTTGTCGATCAGGCACGCCATGTTCAAGTTGTCGGTCTCAAGCCAGATCAGGTTCGAATTATCGACCATAGCTACGACGTTCAGTTTGTCAACGACTGA
- the metK gene encoding methionine adenosyltransferase: MTERHLFTSESVSEGHPDKIADQISDAILDAMLEQDPDARVAVETSVTTGLVLVFGEVSTKAYVNIQQIVRDTIREIGYTDGQYGFDADNCAVITAIDEQSPDIAQGVDDSLETRGGNVDPLDKIGAGDQGLMFGYATDETPEYMPLTLMLSHKLMQKIAKLRKDGTIPYLRPDAKAEVTVEYDENDKPLRVDTVVLSTQHDPEIALDQIRHDVIEQVIKAVIPAELLDDDTKYFINPTGRFVIGGPQGDAGLTGRKIIVDTYGGAAHHGGGAFSGKDATKVDRSASYAARYIAKNLVAAGYAKRLEIQVAYAIGVAQPVSISINTFGTGTRSEAELIAAVRKTFDLRPAGIIKMLDLKRPIYKKTAAYGHFGRTDIDLPWEHLDKVDELKAILG; encoded by the coding sequence ATGACTGAACGACACTTATTTACATCCGAATCGGTTTCAGAAGGACATCCTGACAAGATTGCCGACCAGATCAGTGACGCAATTTTGGATGCCATGCTGGAACAAGACCCAGATGCCCGGGTAGCGGTTGAAACCTCGGTCACGACCGGCCTGGTACTGGTATTTGGCGAGGTCTCGACTAAGGCTTACGTCAACATCCAGCAGATCGTTCGCGATACGATTCGTGAAATTGGCTACACGGATGGTCAATATGGCTTTGATGCCGACAACTGTGCGGTAATTACAGCGATTGACGAACAGTCGCCAGACATCGCGCAAGGGGTTGACGACTCGCTGGAAACGCGGGGCGGCAACGTTGATCCATTAGACAAGATTGGTGCCGGCGACCAAGGGCTGATGTTTGGCTATGCTACTGATGAAACGCCAGAATACATGCCGCTGACGCTGATGCTTAGTCACAAGCTGATGCAAAAGATCGCCAAGCTGCGCAAGGATGGTACGATTCCATATCTGCGCCCTGATGCCAAGGCCGAAGTAACGGTCGAATACGATGAAAATGATAAGCCATTGCGTGTCGATACGGTTGTTTTGAGTACGCAGCATGACCCAGAGATTGCTTTGGATCAGATTCGTCACGACGTTATTGAACAAGTTATCAAAGCCGTGATTCCAGCCGAACTGTTGGATGACGATACCAAATACTTTATCAATCCAACCGGCCGTTTTGTTATTGGTGGTCCACAAGGCGATGCCGGTTTAACGGGTCGCAAGATCATCGTGGACACTTATGGCGGGGCTGCTCACCATGGCGGGGGCGCCTTCTCTGGCAAGGATGCGACGAAGGTTGACCGTTCTGCCAGCTATGCAGCCCGCTATATTGCCAAGAACCTGGTAGCGGCTGGCTATGCCAAGCGCCTGGAGATTCAGGTTGCCTATGCAATTGGGGTGGCCCAGCCAGTCTCAATCTCAATCAATACGTTTGGGACGGGGACGCGTTCGGAAGCTGAACTGATTGCAGCGGTACGCAAGACGTTTGATCTGCGGCCGGCCGGAATCATTAAGATGCTTGACTTGAAGCGCCCAATCTACAAAAAGACGGCTGCTTATGGTCACTTTGGCCGGACTGATATCGATCTGCCGTGGGAACACCTGGACAAGGTTGACGAATTGAAAGCCATTTTAGGATAA
- a CDS encoding Fur family transcriptional regulator codes for MANSEYEHALQHLREKHVRLTPQRKLILRYLISHHTHPSVEMIYADLKQEADNISMATIYNTINLLVEDQLVIELKNGDGSSHYDYFGHPHYHVVCDNCGLIQDVFDDHFAALTKDLQQITREKTNFMVTQSDIEVHGICPNCQKKLGLA; via the coding sequence ATGGCCAATTCAGAATATGAACACGCACTGCAGCATCTGCGTGAAAAACATGTCCGGCTCACCCCGCAGCGTAAACTGATTCTGCGCTATCTGATCAGTCACCACACGCACCCCAGCGTTGAGATGATCTACGCCGATTTAAAACAAGAAGCCGACAACATCAGCATGGCAACGATCTACAACACCATCAATCTCTTGGTTGAAGATCAGCTGGTCATTGAACTGAAAAATGGTGATGGCAGCTCCCATTATGACTACTTTGGGCATCCCCACTACCATGTCGTCTGTGACAACTGCGGTTTGATCCAAGACGTTTTTGATGATCATTTCGCGGCCCTGACCAAGGATCTGCAGCAGATTACCCGCGAAAAGACCAATTTCATGGTAACCCAAAGCGATATTGAAGTTCATGGCATCTGCCCCAACTGTCAAAAAAAGCTGGGCCTCGCATAG
- a CDS encoding cation-translocating P-type ATPase, translating into MFFSQHKKGSVVLMTILLIAAYLGRFSGLDWLDDLSMVAIAVIGGLPLIVRAAGALRFKIISIELLVSIAVVSAIAIGEYSEAGIVVWLFSIGDFLEAVTLKKTRKSIQELVDLAPKTALKINQPHERVFTEVDIDEIEKGDYLLVKTGSQIPVDGRVVDGSGYADQASITGESKPSRKTIDSSVFAGTILTSGTLAVQAEKVGEDTTFGKLIELVEEAQDSQTKTQRLIDRFSKFYTPLVLAIAAAVGLITKDLRLAITILVLGCPGALVIGVPISTVAGIGSAAKQGMIAKGSAALDQLTKIDTLVFDKTGTLTTGQPSVGKVININGSLAKNLKILASIEHESDHPLARAILEYYQKSGQKDAIYPISNSQIVDGRGIKATVNGQSVLVGNERLLNEAGIAASTSQLSATSSHVLLAVNEELRLALEVSDQLRSGVKDALRDLRKLKDYQLVLLSGDNQAVAEKTVAGLDFDLVVGDLLPVDKAEFIKKLQAAGHQTAFVGDGINDSPALSIADLGIAMGSGTEAAIEVADIILVDSSPTQLPIAVKYAQKMMRNMYENITIALLTVLLLFIGLFTGYIYMASGMLVHELSILIVILNGMRLIRHN; encoded by the coding sequence ATGTTTTTTTCGCAGCATAAAAAAGGCAGCGTCGTATTAATGACGATTCTGCTGATTGCCGCTTATCTTGGCCGATTCAGCGGTCTTGACTGGCTGGACGACCTAAGTATGGTTGCAATCGCGGTTATCGGTGGTCTGCCGCTGATAGTCAGAGCAGCTGGCGCACTGCGGTTCAAAATCATTTCAATTGAGCTTTTGGTTTCAATTGCCGTCGTCAGTGCGATTGCAATTGGCGAATACAGTGAGGCGGGCATCGTGGTCTGGCTGTTTTCAATCGGTGATTTTTTGGAAGCCGTCACGCTCAAAAAAACGCGCAAGTCGATTCAAGAACTGGTCGATCTGGCACCCAAAACTGCACTGAAAATCAATCAGCCTCATGAGCGCGTGTTTACCGAGGTAGATATTGACGAGATTGAAAAAGGCGACTATCTGCTGGTAAAAACCGGTTCCCAGATTCCAGTCGATGGACGCGTCGTGGATGGCAGCGGCTATGCTGATCAGGCAAGCATTACCGGTGAATCAAAGCCTAGTCGCAAAACAATCGACAGCAGCGTTTTTGCCGGCACGATTCTGACCAGCGGAACCTTGGCCGTGCAAGCAGAAAAAGTCGGCGAAGATACTACTTTTGGCAAGCTGATCGAACTGGTTGAGGAGGCCCAGGACAGTCAGACGAAAACGCAGCGCTTGATCGATCGTTTTTCGAAGTTCTACACGCCTCTAGTCTTGGCAATCGCTGCTGCAGTTGGTCTGATTACCAAAGACCTTAGGCTGGCCATCACGATTCTGGTCTTGGGCTGTCCTGGTGCTTTGGTCATCGGTGTCCCAATCTCAACCGTCGCCGGTATCGGCAGCGCGGCCAAGCAGGGCATGATTGCCAAGGGCAGTGCCGCATTAGACCAGCTGACCAAGATCGATACGCTGGTTTTTGATAAGACCGGTACGCTAACGACGGGACAGCCCAGCGTCGGTAAAGTCATCAACATTAATGGCTCTTTAGCCAAAAATCTTAAAATTCTGGCCAGCATCGAGCATGAATCCGATCACCCTTTAGCTAGGGCCATCCTTGAGTACTATCAAAAATCCGGCCAAAAAGATGCCATCTATCCGATCAGCAACAGTCAGATCGTGGATGGACGCGGCATCAAAGCCACCGTTAACGGACAGTCGGTGCTGGTCGGCAATGAGCGTCTGCTAAATGAAGCCGGCATTGCTGCCAGCACCTCACAACTATCCGCAACCAGCTCGCATGTCTTGCTGGCCGTTAATGAAGAACTGCGATTGGCCTTAGAAGTCAGTGATCAGCTGAGGAGCGGCGTAAAAGATGCCCTGCGCGACTTAAGAAAGCTCAAGGATTATCAACTTGTGCTGCTTTCGGGGGACAATCAAGCCGTTGCCGAAAAAACAGTAGCCGGCTTGGATTTTGACCTGGTCGTCGGCGATCTTTTACCCGTGGACAAGGCTGAATTCATCAAAAAATTGCAGGCAGCTGGACATCAAACTGCCTTTGTCGGTGATGGCATCAATGACAGCCCGGCGCTAAGCATTGCCGATCTAGGAATTGCAATGGGCAGCGGAACCGAGGCCGCGATTGAAGTTGCCGATATTATTCTGGTCGATTCCAGCCCAACCCAGCTGCCAATTGCTGTTAAGTACGCCCAAAAAATGATGCGCAACATGTATGAAAACATCACGATTGCCCTGCTGACCGTTTTATTGCTTTTTATTGGTCTCTTTACGGGTTATATCTACATGGCATCAGGAATGCTGGTCCACGAGTTGAGTATTTTGATCGTAATTTTAAATGGAATGCGTTTAATTCGTCATAATTGA
- a CDS encoding heavy-metal-associated domain-containing protein: MKKVILKLNDLSCPSCMSKIQKAVSQQPGVKDAVVMFNAGKVKAEVDEKLIAPEKLGSIVNQLGYQVEKIIVKEA; this comes from the coding sequence ATGAAAAAAGTAATCTTAAAACTAAACGATCTGTCATGTCCATCCTGCATGAGCAAGATTCAAAAAGCCGTCAGCCAGCAGCCTGGCGTAAAAGATGCCGTAGTAATGTTTAACGCTGGCAAGGTCAAGGCTGAAGTCGACGAAAAGCTGATCGCGCCTGAAAAACTGGGCAGCATCGTCAATCAGCTTGGCTATCAAGTCGAGAAAATCATCGTTAAGGAGGCCTAA
- a CDS encoding DNA-binding protein codes for MDSLKTNSAQAFANEQERSQHEHHVPTAGAMIGHITANLAVHALKIEQAVLFAKGPSALFLNQHGRSWLQRELTFWEQINRALYAEADLVPTTSRELLEYSMLEENGAAKYDSGEQQLFDLIKDFDTQLLFIDRAIKLTEKEAHEGQNLLMKELYRWIKEQIALAQSFLGNEPTKGLSITDDDEDDD; via the coding sequence ATGGATTCGCTCAAAACCAACTCTGCCCAAGCATTTGCCAACGAACAAGAACGCAGCCAGCATGAGCACCACGTCCCAACTGCTGGTGCCATGATTGGTCATATTACCGCTAATCTGGCTGTGCATGCCCTCAAGATCGAACAAGCCGTTTTATTTGCCAAGGGTCCCAGTGCACTGTTTTTAAATCAGCATGGCCGAAGCTGGCTTCAAAGAGAACTGACATTTTGGGAGCAGATCAACCGTGCCCTGTATGCCGAAGCTGATTTGGTACCAACTACCAGTCGTGAGCTGTTAGAATACAGCATGCTTGAAGAAAACGGCGCTGCCAAATACGACAGCGGTGAGCAGCAGCTTTTTGATCTGATCAAGGATTTTGACACCCAGCTCTTGTTTATTGACCGCGCCATCAAGCTGACTGAAAAAGAAGCCCATGAAGGACAAAATCTGTTGATGAAAGAACTGTATCGCTGGATCAAAGAACAGATTGCATTGGCGCAAAGCTTTTTAGGCAACGAGCCAACCAAGGGACTGTCGATTACTGATGATGACGAAGACGATGACTAG
- a CDS encoding amino acid permease → MAEKQPDQQTLSRGLKDRHVQLIALGGAIGTGLFLGSGKSIHAAGPSILLAYLITGIMCFLLMRALGELLLADLHYNSFVDAIRDYLGSRAAFITGWTYWLCWVAIAMAEITAIGMYVQLWLPNCPQWVPGLITLAVLLCVNLITVGAFGEVESWFALIKIFAILLLIAIGIGMMLVRFKSPNGIVTSPSNLVSHGGFFATGLDGFLKSFQMVIFSFAGIEMVGMTAAETANPRKVIPKAINDIPVRILLFYIGALFVIMSIYPWNRLDPNSSPFVMVFKDIGISSAASIINFVVLTAAASSCNSALYTTGRMLAELTSTSRRPSIRKISRISKNSVPATAIVISALLMGMSSLLNYLIPSEVFTLVSSVATTSFLFIWGTIVLAHLRYRKLHPEGSGFKMPGTPVTDWMVLIFLFAVGVILLFSPDTRIALIIALVWLIFMTILSLTFKQYRYN, encoded by the coding sequence ATGGCGGAAAAGCAACCGGATCAGCAAACGCTGTCGCGGGGCTTAAAGGATCGTCACGTACAGCTGATTGCCCTTGGTGGTGCGATCGGTACGGGGCTGTTCTTGGGTTCCGGGAAATCCATTCACGCTGCTGGTCCTTCCATTCTGCTGGCATATCTGATTACGGGGATCATGTGCTTCTTGTTGATGCGGGCGCTGGGCGAACTCTTGCTGGCTGATCTGCATTACAATTCATTTGTGGATGCGATTCGTGACTACTTAGGCTCACGGGCTGCATTTATCACTGGTTGGACGTACTGGCTCTGCTGGGTCGCAATCGCAATGGCTGAGATTACTGCGATCGGCATGTATGTTCAATTATGGCTGCCGAATTGTCCACAATGGGTACCCGGCTTGATTACGCTGGCGGTGCTCTTATGTGTCAACTTGATTACGGTTGGTGCATTTGGCGAGGTCGAATCTTGGTTTGCACTGATCAAGATTTTTGCGATCCTGCTGCTGATTGCAATCGGGATCGGGATGATGCTGGTGCGCTTCAAGAGTCCCAACGGCATCGTTACCTCACCAAGCAATCTGGTATCACATGGCGGATTTTTCGCAACCGGCCTGGATGGCTTTTTGAAGTCTTTCCAAATGGTCATCTTCTCATTTGCCGGAATTGAAATGGTTGGGATGACGGCGGCCGAAACTGCTAATCCCCGCAAGGTCATTCCCAAGGCCATCAATGACATTCCAGTCCGGATTCTGTTGTTCTACATTGGCGCACTGTTTGTGATCATGAGCATCTATCCATGGAATCGCCTTGATCCAAATTCGAGTCCGTTTGTCATGGTCTTTAAGGATATTGGCATTTCTTCAGCGGCCTCAATCATCAACTTTGTAGTTTTAACCGCGGCTGCTTCATCTTGCAACAGCGCCCTGTACACGACTGGACGCATGTTGGCCGAATTGACCTCAACTTCACGCCGGCCTTCAATTCGCAAGATCAGCCGCATTTCTAAGAATTCGGTTCCAGCTACGGCGATCGTCATCTCAGCTCTTTTGATGGGGATGTCGTCACTGCTGAACTACTTGATTCCTTCCGAAGTCTTTACCCTGGTTTCAAGTGTGGCCACGACCAGCTTCCTGTTTATCTGGGGAACGATTGTGTTGGCTCACCTGCGCTATCGTAAGCTGCATCCGGAAGGCAGTGGCTTTAAGATGCCGGGAACGCCGGTTACTGATTGGATGGTCTTGATTTTCCTGTTTGCCGTGGGCGTGATCTTGTTATTTAGTCCTGACACCAGAATTGCCTTGATTATCGCATTAGTCTGGCTGATATTTATGACGATTCTTTCATTGACTTTCAAACAATATCGATACAACTAA
- a CDS encoding VanZ family protein: protein MFNRALHLPLHGWQWFTMLSALIYTLAIAYLCFTPTQYNWGGPHKIFYHVLGVPCNAIPFQALSPDFFLNIVMTVPAGIYWYLLSARHDFKSVLIFGVLLGISIESTQFLCDLFFHVERFVDIDDVITNAAGVLAGFYVMVLLKATALADWIAQLSIKFVKL, encoded by the coding sequence ATGTTTAACCGGGCCCTGCATCTACCGCTTCATGGCTGGCAATGGTTTACGATGCTGAGTGCCTTGATCTATACTTTGGCCATTGCCTATCTCTGCTTTACGCCAACCCAGTATAATTGGGGTGGCCCGCATAAGATTTTTTATCACGTCTTAGGTGTTCCCTGCAACGCTATTCCATTTCAAGCCTTGTCGCCTGATTTTTTCTTAAACATCGTCATGACGGTTCCGGCTGGCATCTACTGGTATCTGCTGAGTGCGCGGCATGATTTCAAGTCGGTGCTTATATTTGGTGTCTTGCTGGGAATCTCAATCGAAAGCACACAATTTTTATGTGATCTGTTTTTCCATGTTGAACGCTTCGTTGATATTGATGATGTCATCACAAATGCAGCTGGCGTTTTAGCTGGGTTTTATGTCATGGTGCTTTTAAAAGCGACTGCCTTGGCTGATTGGATCGCGCAACTATCGATAAAATTTGTTAAACTGTAG